In a genomic window of Verrucomicrobiia bacterium:
- a CDS encoding sigma-70 family RNA polymerase sigma factor has product MRTIAATEPLDDVRLVQLSREGDREAFGRIVERYQSLICALTYSACGNFQASEDLAQVTFITAWCQLRQLREPSKLKSWLCSIARNATLDSFRKQRRTPTANAEALDSGVEISADAPTPSDHVISKEEEAILWRSLGELPTTYREPLVLFYRQQQSIAEVADALELSEDAVKQRLSRGRTMLTEKVTAFVEGALRQTTPGRGFTLGVLAALPVMATSTKAAVVGATAVGGAAKAAASIGIAGAILGPIIGILGGWFGAKMSIENTQSARERQFMIKVVWNTLALVGVFCLILFADILLTHFWWKTRPLLVVVAFVGTLLGYCAALMVLIFWGNRNQQRIRREEAAKLPPGTLPAGLRWSWPWSVSYQPLEYRSRWTFLGLPLIHVRLFCRQNGKILPAQGWIAVGDIAYGGLFAIGCMWAVAPISFGGGFAVGGLALGGGFAVGLLSLGGGISL; this is encoded by the coding sequence ATGAGAACCATTGCAGCAACCGAACCACTGGATGATGTGCGACTGGTCCAACTCTCGCGAGAGGGCGACCGCGAGGCGTTCGGGCGGATCGTGGAGCGGTACCAGTCGCTCATCTGCGCATTGACGTACAGTGCTTGCGGTAACTTCCAGGCCAGTGAAGACCTCGCGCAGGTGACTTTCATCACGGCGTGGTGCCAACTACGCCAACTCCGCGAGCCTTCGAAGCTCAAGTCGTGGTTGTGCAGCATCGCGCGTAACGCCACGCTTGATTCTTTCCGCAAACAGCGGCGGACTCCCACGGCGAATGCCGAAGCGCTGGATTCGGGCGTTGAAATCTCTGCGGACGCGCCCACACCGAGCGACCACGTCATCAGCAAAGAAGAGGAAGCAATTCTGTGGCGTTCGCTGGGTGAATTGCCGACGACGTACCGCGAGCCGTTGGTGCTGTTCTACCGCCAGCAACAATCCATTGCGGAGGTCGCCGACGCGCTGGAGTTGAGTGAGGACGCGGTGAAACAACGGCTGTCGCGCGGGCGGACGATGTTGACGGAAAAGGTCACGGCATTCGTGGAAGGCGCGCTGCGGCAGACGACTCCCGGCCGGGGGTTCACGCTCGGTGTGTTGGCAGCGCTACCGGTGATGGCGACTTCGACCAAAGCGGCGGTCGTGGGAGCGACAGCGGTCGGAGGGGCAGCGAAAGCCGCCGCGTCCATTGGTATCGCGGGTGCGATTCTCGGGCCGATCATTGGGATTCTTGGAGGCTGGTTCGGCGCGAAGATGAGCATCGAGAACACGCAGTCCGCGCGCGAGCGGCAGTTCATGATCAAGGTGGTATGGAACACCCTGGCGCTGGTGGGGGTGTTCTGCCTGATCCTCTTCGCGGACATATTGCTGACCCACTTTTGGTGGAAGACCCGTCCACTGTTGGTCGTCGTTGCGTTTGTTGGGACGCTGCTTGGTTATTGCGCCGCGCTCATGGTGCTCATCTTTTGGGGCAATCGCAACCAGCAACGCATTCGGCGGGAGGAAGCGGCGAAGCTGCCGCCCGGGACACTGCCGGCTGGCTTGCGGTGGTCCTGGCCGTGGAGTGTGTCCTACCAACCGCTGGAGTATCGGAGCCGTTGGACGTTCCTGGGACTTCCGCTCATTCATGTCCGGTTATTTTGCCGGCAAAACGGCAAGATCCTCCCCGCCCAAGGCTGGATCGCGGTGGGCGATATCGCATACGGCGGGCTGTTCGCCATTGGCTGCATGTGGGCGGTGGCTCCCATCAGCTTTGGCGGCGGATTCGCTGTGGGAGGATTGGCGTTGGGCGGTGGATTCGCGGTGGGACTGCTGTCGCTTGGCGGAGGAATCAGCCTG